One genomic segment of Agromyces intestinalis includes these proteins:
- the recR gene encoding recombination mediator RecR, producing the protein MYEGIVQELIDELGRLPGIGPKSAQRIAFHIVQTEHFDVTRLAEILLEVRDKVRFCEICGNVSQEVTCSICRDPRRDPTLICVVEEAKDVVAIERTREFRGLYHVLGGAISPIDGVGPDQLRIRQLMQRLADGTVREVIIATDPNLEGEATATYLSRMLTTLEIAVTRLASGLPVGGDLEYADEVTLGRAFEGRRAVG; encoded by the coding sequence GTGTACGAGGGTATCGTCCAAGAGCTGATCGACGAACTCGGCCGATTGCCGGGCATCGGGCCGAAGTCGGCGCAGCGCATCGCGTTCCACATCGTGCAGACCGAGCACTTCGATGTGACCCGGCTCGCCGAGATCCTGCTCGAGGTGCGCGACAAGGTGCGCTTCTGCGAGATCTGCGGCAACGTCTCGCAAGAGGTCACCTGCTCGATCTGCCGCGACCCGCGACGCGACCCCACGCTCATCTGCGTCGTCGAAGAGGCCAAAGACGTCGTGGCGATCGAGCGCACGCGCGAGTTCCGCGGGCTGTACCACGTGCTCGGCGGGGCGATCAGCCCGATCGACGGCGTCGGCCCCGACCAGTTGCGGATCCGCCAGCTCATGCAGCGACTCGCCGACGGCACCGTCCGCGAGGTCATCATCGCCACCGACCCGAACCTCGAGGGCGAGGCCACGGCGACCTACCTGAGCCGCATGCTCACGACGCTCGAGATCGCGGTGACCCGGCTCGCATCGGGCCTGCCCGTCGGCGGCGACCTCGAGTACGCCGACGAGGTGACCCTCGGCCGCGCGTTCGAGGGGCGCCGCGCCGTCGGCTGA